In the genome of Anomalospiza imberbis isolate Cuckoo-Finch-1a 21T00152 chromosome 29, ASM3175350v1, whole genome shotgun sequence, one region contains:
- the LOC137463576 gene encoding claw keratin-like, with the protein MSCSSLCVPSCGVATPAPLADSSNEPCVRQCPDSTVVIQPPASVVTFPGPILSSFPQQSVVGSAGAPYVGAGSGGAFGSRAGYGALGGLGGFGGYGGFGGSGICGRGSRSFGGSCGPC; encoded by the coding sequence atgtcctgctccagcctgtgtgtccccagctgcgGGGTGGCCACCCCGGCCCCTCTGGCTGACAGCAGCAACGAGCCCTGCGTGCGGCAGTGCCCCGACTCCACGGTGGTCATCCAGCCCCCGGCCTCGGTGGTCACCTTCCCCGggcccatcctcagctccttcccgcAGCAGAGCGTTGTGGGCTCGGCCGGAGCTCCCTACGTGGGAGCCGGCTCCGGGGGCGCCTTTGGAAGCCGTGCGGGCTACGGGGCCCTTGGGGGCCTTGGAGGCTTTGGGGGCTatggaggttttgggggctcTGGGATCTGTGGCCGCGGTTCCAGGTCCTTTGGGGGCTCCTGTGGGCCCTGCTAA
- the LOC137463713 gene encoding claw keratin-like — protein MSCSSLCVPSCGVATPAPLADSSNEPCVRQCPDSTVVIQPPASVVTFPGPILSSFPQQSVVGSAGAPYVGAGSGGAFGSRAGYGVLGGYGGYGGWGYGGRGLYGGWGYGGLGGYRGWGCGGYGVLGGYGGYGSCGYGGWSSGHRYLNGNCWPC, from the coding sequence atgtcctgctccagcctgtgtgtccccagctgcgGGGTGGCCACCCCGGCCCCTCTGGCTGACAGCAGCAACGAGCCCTGCGTGCGGCAGTGCCCCGACTCCACGGTGGTCATCCAGCCCCCGGCCTCGGTGGTCACCTTCCCCGggcccatcctcagctccttcccgcAGCAGAGCGTTGTGGGCTCGGCCGGAGCTCCCTACGTGGGAGCCGGCTCTGGGGGCGCCTTTGGAAGCCGTGCGGGCTACGGGGTCCTTGGGGGCTATGGAGGTTATGGAGGCTGGGGCTATGGAGGCCGTGGACTCTACGGGGGCTGGGGCTATGGAGGCCTTGGGGGCTACAGGGGTTGGGGTTGTGGAGGCTATGGAGTCCTTGGGGGCTATGGGGGCTATGGGAGCTGTGGCTACGGCGGCTGGAGCAGTGGCCACCGCTACCTGAATGgcaactgctggccctgctaA
- the LOC137463523 gene encoding claw keratin-like, with amino-acid sequence MSCCVPSCGVATPAPLADTCNEPCVRQCPDSTVVIQPPASVVTFPGPILSSFPQQSAVGSAGAPYVGGGFGGSSGRRAGSGGSGGFGGYGGFGGFGGFGGSCGGPRGCGPC; translated from the coding sequence AtgtcctgctgtgtccccagctgcgGCGTGGCCACCCCGGCCCCTCTGGCTGACACCTGCAACGAGCCCTGCGTGCGGCAGTGCCCCGACTCCACGGTGGTCATCCAGCCCCCGGCCTCGGTGGTCACCTTCCCCGggcccatcctcagctccttcccgcAGCAGAGCGCCGTGGGCTCGGCCGGAGCTCCCTACGTCGGAGGCGGCTTCGGCGGCTCCTCCGGACGCCGTGCGGGCTCCGGCGGCTCCGGGGGCTTTGGGGGCTAcggaggttttgggggattcGGAGGTTTTGGGGGCAGCTGCGGCGGCCCCAGAGGCTGCGGGCCCTGCTAA
- the LOC137463712 gene encoding claw keratin-like, with amino-acid sequence MSCSSLCVPSCGVATPAPLADSSNEPCVRQCPDSTVVIQPPASVVTFPGPILSSFPQQSVVGSAGAPYVGAGSGGAFGSRAGYGVLGGYGGYGGWGYGGRGLYGGWGYGGLGGYGGWGCGGYGVLGGYGGYGSCGYGGWSSGHRYLNGNCWPC; translated from the coding sequence atgtcctgctccagcctgtgtgtccccagctgcgGGGTGGCCACCCCGGCCCCTCTGGCTGACAGCAGCAACGAGCCCTGCGTGCGGCAGTGCCCCGACTCCACGGTGGTCATCCAGCCCCCGGCCTCGGTGGTCACCTTCCCCGggcccatcctcagctccttcccgcAGCAGAGCGTTGTGGGCTCGGCCGGAGCTCCCTACGTGGGAGCCGGCTCTGGGGGCGCCTTTGGAAGCCGTGCGGGCTACGGGGTCCTTGGGGGCTATGGAGGTTATGGAGGCTGGGGCTATGGAGGCCGTGGACTCTACGGGGGCTGGGGCTATGGAGGCCTTGGGGGCTACGGGGGTTGGGGTTGTGGGGGCTATGGAGTCCTTGGGGGCTATGGGGGCTATGGGAGCTGTGGCTACGGCGGCTGGAGCAGTGGCCACCGCTACCTCAATGgcaactgctggccctgctaA